Proteins encoded together in one Triticum dicoccoides isolate Atlit2015 ecotype Zavitan chromosome 7B, WEW_v2.0, whole genome shotgun sequence window:
- the LOC119340407 gene encoding OVARIAN TUMOR DOMAIN-containing deubiquitinating enzyme 1-like has translation MAGSGGSPDADDPNCGGDGAEPSSTPQESDDRYSAPASPLSTRPSGQPPGTSVVAKEGSTSSSAWGSDDDDEPADRYKNPASASFLLGPSSSTMGASSSSSSFSSDSWIGSDRTCGGASTSSSLDASNYRDLYRDPPSEWMYNQILEAPFWSHEASDAVRASWRDEYEACDDFSMVLQTSQNGCKKILQKEPLSSLPHEFENEIMKDKAKKLSANYSEYRKVSGDGSCFYRSFIYSYLEQLVNVSHKEELRLLGALEPMWEKFQRLHLPGSYSDLHDAFAGFILECMEQKQKLSVSGYQEWLFQESQNEQKFANILLYLRLVTAIEICTEVETFKPYIKELGQGMADAIGYCRRKVLPVYRDADQVNLIALTHVLQVPLRVVNVDVAPIEEPNIHIIYESPDSLVPTVTLLYRPGHYDIIYEKS, from the exons ATGGCCGGCTCCGGCGGCTCTCCCGACGCCGACGATCCCAATTGCGGCGGAGATGGGGCTGAGCCCTCCAGCACTCCTCAAGAATCCGACGACCGCTACTCCGCGCCCGCCTCCCCTCTCAGTACTCGCCCGTCCGGTCAGCCCCCGGGGACTTCGGTCGTCGCCAAGGAGGGCTCCACCTCGTCCTCTGCCTGGGGATCTGATGACGACGACGAGCCCGCAGACAGATACAAGAACCCGGCCTCCGCTTCCTTCCTCTTGGGACCGTCGAGCAGCACCATGGGAGCGtcatcctcctcgtcctccttcTCCTCGGACAGCTGGATCGGCAGCGACCGTACTTGCGGCGGCGCCTCGACCTCCAGCTCTCTGGACGCCTCCAACTACAGGGATCTCTACAGGGATCCACCCTCTGAGTGGATGTATAATCAG ATTCTGGAAGCTCCTTTCTGGAGTCACGAGGCATCTGATGCTGTGAGGGCTTCTTGGAGAGACGAGTACGAGGCTTGTGATGAT TTTTCTATGGTTTTGCAGACATCACAAAATGGCTGCAAAAAAATTCTTCAAAAG GAACCTTTATCATCTCTACCGCATGAGTTTGAAAATGAAATTATGAAAGATAAGGCAAAA AAACTTTCGGCTAATTACTCTGAATATCGGAAAGTATCTGGAGACGGGAGTTGCTTTTACAGATCGTTCATATACTCATACCTG GAGCAGCTTGTGAACGTATCTCACAAGGAGGAGCTACGTTTACTTGGTGCACTCGAACCTATGTGGGAAAAATTCCAAAGGCTTCATTTGCCTGGTTCATATTCAGATCTCCATGAT GCTTTTGCGGGCTTCATACTGGAATGtatggaacaaaaacaaaaactgtCAGTAAG TGGCTATCAAGAGTGGCTTTTCCAGGAGAGTCAAAATGAGCAGAAGTTTGCGAACA TACTTTTGTATCTTCGACTTGTGACAGCTATTGAGATATGCACTGAGGTTGAAACTTTTAAGCCATACATAAAAGAACTTGGTCAAGGAATGGCCGATGCAATAGGG TACTGCCGCCGGAAGGTTCTCCCAGTGTACAGAGATGCAGATCAAGTGAATCTCATTGCGCTCACCCATGTCCTACAGGTGCCACTCCGAGTTGTTAACGTTGACGTTGCACCGATTGAGGAGCCTAACATCCACATCATCTACGAGTCACCAGATTCCTTGGTTCCTACTGTGACACTACTGTATAGACCAGGGCATTATGATATCATCTACGAGAAGTCATAG